The nucleotide sequence CATAAGATTTCAGAAGTTTTCGTCAAATCATTAAATATGCTTTAAACCTCAAGCACAACAGCCATTTCTTTTCCGAATCGGTCTCCGTTATCGACAAATCCTAAACTTCTATACAACTCGTGAGCGCCTGTATTTTCAGGGTGATATCCAACAACAATTCTTTTAGCATTCAGCTTCGTTTTCATTTCATCAATCATTAACTGTGCAGCCGTTTTTCCAATACCTTTTTGCTGGTGGTTCTTATCGATCATAATGCGGTAGATCCAATAGCCATCGAGCTCTTCTTCCACAGTATTGAACATAAGGAATCCTACTGTTTCGCCACCATAACGGATGCTATAAGGCTTTAAGTTCGGCTCGAATTTTGATTGTGCGATTGAAACAGCATTAGGTTCAATATGACTCGCTTGATTTTCTTCAACTTCTAATGAACAGCATTCGTACCAATTTTCTGCGTTTAATTCTGTGATTTCTACAGATTTGTTTGTCATGTTTTCCCCTTGGATATGTATTTTTGTTCCATTTTTAACTTTACCATAAAAAATCAAATCATATGGTTTTAATAAAAAACAGCGCCTTCCCGTTAATGAAGACACTGCATTTTCATCATATTAAAAGTTACGCCACTGACTTTTCTTGTTTCGCTTCTAGCCGTTTCATATCAAAGCGGACTAAAATTGAGACGACAAGAGCGACAACAAACAAGCCTGAGAAGAACGTTAAGCTGTTTGCGTACGAACCCGTAGTGTCTTTAATCCAAGCAGCGAAAAGTGGACCCGCAAGACCTGCTGCTGCCCAAGCCGTTAAGATGTAACCATGAATCGCACCAACTTGTTTCGTTCCAAACAAATCGCCGATAAAGGCTGGGATAGAGGCAAATCCTCCTCCATAGCACGTGTAAACGACCGCTAGCATCACTTGGAAAAGAATCGATGATGATGTTTGCGGCAAAAAGAAAAATAGAGCGATCTGCAATACGAAGAACGTTGTGTATGTGTTAGGCCGTCCGATATAATCGGATACTGATGCCCAGCCGATACGTCCAAAACCGTTAAACAAACCTAATACCCCAACAAGAGCTGCTGCTTCCGCTGTTGTTAGCCCTATACTTTCTTCTGCAAGTGGTTTTGCTGCAGAAAGAATAGCAATACCGCACGTTACGTTGATAAATAACATGATCCACAGATAATAGAAACGTCTTGTTTTTACGGCTTCATTTGCCGTAAGCTGTGAAAGATCTTTCTTAATCTTCACCTTGCCGCTTTCTACATTCTCTTTAAATCCAGCCGGCAGCCAGCCTTCTTCTGGTTTTTCCAAATAAAGTGATGATAATGTCATGACTGCAAAATAAGCAATACCTAGAATGAAGAACGTGTTTGCTACTCCAACTGACTTAATCAATGCATCCATGATCGGAGAACTGATTGCTGCTGCGAACCCAAACCCCATGATAGCAAGTCCAGTCGCTAAACCACGTCGATCGGGGAACCATTTTATAAGTGTGGAAACGGGAGCGATATAACCAACACCAAGACCAATACCGCCGAGCACTCCATAAAATATGTACAGCATCGTTAATGAGCCTAAGTTGACTGCTATTCCTGATCCCGCGATACCAAGTCCAAAGAAAATGGCTGCGAGTAAACCAGCTTTTCTTGGACCATGTTTTTCAACAAAGTGACCTAGAAAGGCGGCCGATAAACCTAAGAATAAAATTGCAATACTGAACGTCATCTGTACTTGTGAAGCGGACCATCCGAACTTTTCAATCAATG is from Fictibacillus sp. b24 and encodes:
- a CDS encoding GNAT family N-acetyltransferase, with product MTNKSVEITELNAENWYECCSLEVEENQASHIEPNAVSIAQSKFEPNLKPYSIRYGGETVGFLMFNTVEEELDGYWIYRIMIDKNHQQKGIGKTAAQLMIDEMKTKLNAKRIVVGYHPENTGAHELYRSLGFVDNGDRFGKEMAVVLEV
- a CDS encoding L-lactate MFS transporter; the protein is MRKTKNRWLIALSAVGIHISIGSVYAWSNFTNPLIEKFGWSASQVQMTFSIAILFLGLSAAFLGHFVEKHGPRKAGLLAAIFFGLGIAGSGIAVNLGSLTMLYIFYGVLGGIGLGVGYIAPVSTLIKWFPDRRGLATGLAIMGFGFAAAISSPIMDALIKSVGVANTFFILGIAYFAVMTLSSLYLEKPEEGWLPAGFKENVESGKVKIKKDLSQLTANEAVKTRRFYYLWIMLFINVTCGIAILSAAKPLAEESIGLTTAEAAALVGVLGLFNGFGRIGWASVSDYIGRPNTYTTFFVLQIALFFFLPQTSSSILFQVMLAVVYTCYGGGFASIPAFIGDLFGTKQVGAIHGYILTAWAAAGLAGPLFAAWIKDTTGSYANSLTFFSGLFVVALVVSILVRFDMKRLEAKQEKSVA